In a single window of the Flavobacterium sp. W4I14 genome:
- a CDS encoding dipeptidase E (product_source=KO:K05995; cath_funfam=3.40.50.880; cog=COG3340; ko=KO:K05995; pfam=PF03575; superfamily=52317) gives MADLSTGSAQQLFNEKRYNCQKQNKMNVILASTSTLFGGNYLEYLKDELITLFAGVDEIIFIPFARPGGISHEEYTAKARDFFSQLNISVKGLHEFNNPVEAIYAAKGFFTGGGNTFLLVKTLHELGLMKHLSEHIKLGKPYLGCSAGSNIAGMNMKTTNDMPIVYPSSFDCMELVPFNLNPHYLDPNPELKHNGETRETRILEFLTQNNIKVVGLREGNWIRILDNKITTQGSEATRIFEADKTPYELSPGSSLL, from the coding sequence ATGGCCGATCTTTCTACTGGCTCTGCACAACAATTATTCAACGAAAAACGGTATAATTGCCAAAAGCAAAATAAAATGAATGTTATCCTGGCCTCTACTTCTACGCTGTTTGGCGGCAATTATCTTGAATACCTAAAAGATGAGCTCATTACGCTCTTTGCCGGGGTAGATGAAATTATATTTATCCCTTTTGCAAGGCCAGGAGGCATTTCGCACGAAGAATATACTGCCAAGGCTCGCGATTTTTTCTCACAGCTAAATATCAGCGTTAAAGGCCTGCACGAATTTAACAACCCCGTTGAGGCAATCTATGCCGCCAAAGGTTTTTTTACCGGTGGAGGCAATACTTTTCTTCTCGTAAAAACACTTCATGAATTGGGGCTGATGAAGCATCTGAGTGAACACATCAAATTAGGCAAACCTTATTTGGGCTGTAGTGCCGGAAGCAATATTGCTGGCATGAATATGAAAACCACCAATGATATGCCAATTGTGTATCCCTCCTCTTTTGATTGTATGGAACTCGTTCCTTTTAACCTTAATCCCCATTACCTCGACCCAAATCCGGAGTTAAAACATAACGGAGAAACAAGGGAAACCAGGATCTTGGAATTTCTAACGCAAAATAACATAAAGGTAGTAGGGCTGCGCGAAGGCAATTGGATTAGGATATTAGATAATAAAATCACCACGCAGGGGAGCGAAGCGACAAGGATTTTTGAAGCAGATAAAACCCCATATGAACTTTCGCCAGGCAGTTCTTTGTTATAA
- a CDS encoding hypothetical protein (product_source=Hypo-rule applied; superfamily=51735): MKAVKIDQEKINATYGVKLASGQHLNKPSNVTEVSQVDEVIARLKAKGYTLTFNPEDSNAASWGVSGPWPSDIEFEIDEVITCEGPDKTRLKVLAITTKPFGLKGIRISSAEEQKYWTVEEVLAGFKKIIKSILFSLFKRH; encoded by the coding sequence ATGAAAGCGGTGAAAATAGATCAAGAGAAAATAAATGCTACGTATGGTGTTAAGCTCGCATCCGGTCAACATCTGAACAAACCTAGCAATGTAACGGAGGTAAGCCAGGTAGACGAGGTGATAGCGCGTTTAAAAGCTAAAGGATATACGCTTACATTTAATCCCGAAGATTCCAATGCCGCCTCATGGGGTGTATCCGGTCCCTGGCCATCAGATATCGAATTTGAAATAGATGAGGTAATTACCTGTGAAGGCCCTGATAAAACGCGGCTTAAGGTTCTGGCAATAACCACAAAACCTTTCGGTTTAAAAGGAATAAGGATATCATCTGCTGAAGAACAGAAATACTGGACGGTGGAAGAGGTACTGGCAGGTTTCAAAAAAATAATTAAGTCTATTTTGTTTTCCCTGTTTAAACGACATTAA
- a CDS encoding MFS family permease (product_source=COG0477; cath_funfam=1.20.1250.20; cog=COG0477; pfam=PF07690; superfamily=103473; transmembrane_helix_parts=Inside_1_8,TMhelix_9_31,Outside_32_45,TMhelix_46_68,Inside_69_74,TMhelix_75_97,Outside_98_101,TMhelix_102_124,Inside_125_135,TMhelix_136_158,Outside_159_162,TMhelix_163_182,Inside_183_202,TMhelix_203_225,Outside_226_239,TMhelix_240_262,Inside_263_268,TMhelix_269_288,Outside_289_292,TMhelix_293_315,Inside_316_321,TMhelix_322_344,Outside_345_389,TMhelix_390_412,Inside_413_423): protein MLNIQKTKLFWASCLALLVTSLSFGIRAGIMNQLGIDFQLSTSQLGTITAAAFWGFPLAIVVGGFVVDMIGMKRLLVMAFIFHLAGIVLTIFAQGYWSLFLSTLLIGIANGTVEAACNPLVASLYPENKTTRLNHFHLWFPGGIVIGTLLVTLFVQLGLGWKVQVAMMIIPTLIYGYLFSKLDFPVTERVSSGYSSSDMYKAVLSPLFIFMFICMFGTAITELFTGQWIGLLLKNVTDNAILLLTLTTGIMVIGRGFAEPVVHRLAPQGVLLLSAIFAAAGLYMLSTFTGNSIFFAAIIFGIGVCYFWPTMIGFVAENVPKSGALGLNLMGGAGMFAVSIYTMFMGSFYDNLIVKHLPAGASLGTYLKAPENSESALALANAKNLAGPEILQATLIIPIILIVAFGGLVIYLRSRKKSSAVAL, encoded by the coding sequence ATGCTTAACATTCAAAAAACCAAACTATTCTGGGCAAGCTGCCTGGCGTTGTTGGTTACCTCTCTTTCCTTCGGCATCCGCGCCGGAATAATGAACCAGCTCGGAATCGATTTTCAATTGAGTACCTCCCAATTAGGCACCATTACGGCAGCTGCCTTCTGGGGATTTCCGCTGGCTATTGTAGTCGGAGGATTTGTTGTCGATATGATCGGCATGAAACGTTTGCTGGTAATGGCCTTTATCTTTCATTTGGCCGGAATCGTGCTCACCATTTTTGCTCAGGGCTACTGGAGCCTGTTTTTATCTACCCTGTTAATCGGAATTGCCAACGGTACAGTAGAGGCCGCATGTAATCCATTGGTAGCCTCTTTATACCCTGAAAATAAAACCACCCGCTTAAATCATTTTCACCTATGGTTTCCAGGGGGCATTGTAATCGGCACCTTGTTGGTTACCTTGTTTGTTCAGCTTGGACTGGGCTGGAAAGTGCAGGTGGCCATGATGATTATTCCTACTTTAATTTACGGATACCTGTTTTCAAAGCTAGATTTTCCAGTTACCGAAAGGGTGTCATCCGGTTATTCTAGTTCGGATATGTATAAAGCAGTACTTTCTCCATTGTTTATCTTTATGTTCATCTGTATGTTCGGTACGGCCATTACCGAGTTATTTACTGGTCAATGGATCGGTTTGTTGCTGAAAAATGTAACCGATAATGCCATTTTATTGCTCACGCTGACTACAGGGATTATGGTTATTGGCCGGGGTTTTGCCGAGCCTGTAGTTCACCGTCTTGCTCCTCAGGGCGTACTGCTCTTGTCTGCAATATTTGCTGCAGCTGGGCTTTACATGCTGAGCACTTTTACCGGAAATTCTATTTTCTTCGCTGCAATTATTTTCGGTATAGGCGTTTGTTATTTCTGGCCAACTATGATCGGTTTTGTGGCGGAAAACGTTCCTAAATCCGGAGCCCTTGGACTAAACCTAATGGGGGGTGCAGGGATGTTTGCTGTTTCTATTTATACCATGTTTATGGGGAGCTTTTACGATAACCTGATTGTTAAACATTTACCTGCCGGTGCCTCGTTAGGCACTTATTTAAAGGCTCCTGAAAATTCGGAATCAGCGCTGGCGCTTGCCAATGCCAAAAATCTGGCGGGTCCTGAAATTCTGCAGGCTACACTGATTATCCCTATCATATTGATTGTGGCATTCGGTGGATTGGTTATCTACCTGCGTTCACGAAAAAAGAGCAGCGCTGTAGCTTTGTAA
- a CDS encoding CIC family chloride channel protein (product_source=KO:K03281; cath_funfam=1.10.3080.10; cog=COG0038; ko=KO:K03281; pfam=PF00654; superfamily=54631,81340; transmembrane_helix_parts=Outside_1_3,TMhelix_4_23,Inside_24_61,TMhelix_62_84,Outside_85_110,TMhelix_111_133,Inside_134_207,TMhelix_208_230,Outside_231_244,TMhelix_245_263,Inside_264_283,TMhelix_284_306,Outside_307_315,TMhelix_316_334,Inside_335_345,TMhelix_346_368,Outside_369_382,TMhelix_383_405,Inside_406_416,TMhelix_417_439,Outside_440_443,TMhelix_444_466,Inside_467_651), producing MSYLYCLKYIYNFICCFLLLLLLHSENKMRSTKNVIPIAPALGIFGKFKLGRNKEKSSKKRLLFISTLSVGVAMGISLIAKVLVSLINLVTNISFYQQFEFGFHSPADNHLGLMVIVIPITGGVIVGLMALYGSKAIRGHGIPEAMEQVLTNQSRIKPSIAILKPVSSAIAIGTGGPFGAEGPIIATGGALGSTLGQLFTVSSNERKIILAAGATAGMSAIFGTPLAAVFLAIELLLFEFSSKSIIPVALACITGAAGHHLLFEQGPVFPMPTLSAPSNAALGIYSLIGILVGFASLALTKIVYFIEDAFEKLPVHWMWWPAMGGLAVGIVGYFAPRTLGVGYDNIISLLSGQLSISVILSLCLFKFISWAIALGSGTSGGTLAPLMTIGGASGAAMGYLLHSFFPGLDISIPMSALVGMSAMFAGASRAYLTSILFALESTHQIHGLLPLLGACSGAYLISVFFMKNTIMTEKIARRGVHAPDSYEPDLLLKLRVSEVMDHDQVFISPYNTIAEVREYFAKNPPVENQYAVKEPKGDCLGTISMLDLFLPSLDTAKEIMAITKPVNGRVRSNDYLKKAVEQMSQNENDFLMVFSGKGENAFVGLLSYKEVVKAYHVNHEKESSVGRNLSLDRQAKKIIVRGKRIMADRRL from the coding sequence TTGTCATATTTATATTGTTTAAAATATATTTATAATTTCATTTGTTGTTTTTTATTATTACTTTTGCTTCATTCTGAAAACAAAATGAGGAGCACAAAAAATGTAATACCAATAGCCCCGGCGCTGGGCATATTCGGTAAATTTAAACTAGGGAGGAACAAAGAGAAAAGTTCGAAGAAGCGTCTTTTATTTATTTCCACGTTGTCGGTAGGAGTTGCTATGGGGATTTCCCTGATAGCAAAGGTTCTCGTGTCTCTGATCAATCTGGTAACAAACATTTCTTTCTATCAGCAGTTCGAATTTGGTTTCCATAGCCCTGCAGATAATCATTTAGGTTTAATGGTAATTGTTATTCCGATTACTGGCGGTGTTATAGTCGGGCTGATGGCACTTTATGGTTCCAAAGCGATCAGGGGGCATGGGATTCCGGAGGCAATGGAGCAGGTACTAACCAATCAGAGCAGGATCAAACCTTCAATAGCAATTTTAAAGCCCGTTTCTTCAGCGATTGCAATAGGTACCGGTGGTCCTTTTGGGGCCGAAGGACCCATTATTGCAACAGGTGGTGCACTGGGCTCAACCCTTGGACAGCTCTTTACCGTAAGTTCCAATGAACGCAAGATCATCCTTGCTGCAGGGGCAACAGCGGGAATGTCTGCAATATTCGGTACGCCTTTGGCAGCGGTTTTTTTGGCCATTGAGCTGCTATTGTTTGAGTTTTCTTCAAAATCGATTATTCCGGTAGCACTGGCCTGTATTACTGGTGCTGCGGGGCACCATCTCCTTTTTGAACAGGGGCCGGTTTTTCCGATGCCAACACTCTCGGCACCTTCAAATGCAGCCCTTGGCATATATAGTCTCATCGGTATACTTGTCGGTTTTGCATCACTCGCGCTTACCAAGATTGTATATTTTATTGAGGATGCTTTTGAGAAACTTCCAGTTCACTGGATGTGGTGGCCAGCCATGGGCGGACTAGCAGTTGGTATAGTCGGTTACTTCGCACCCCGTACCCTCGGAGTGGGATATGATAATATTATTTCGCTCTTAAGCGGACAGCTTTCCATTTCGGTTATCCTTTCCTTATGCCTCTTTAAATTTATTTCCTGGGCCATTGCCCTGGGCAGTGGAACCTCGGGAGGGACACTGGCACCATTGATGACCATTGGCGGAGCCAGCGGTGCTGCGATGGGATACCTATTGCATTCCTTTTTTCCGGGGCTTGATATCAGTATACCAATGTCGGCACTGGTAGGAATGTCTGCTATGTTTGCAGGGGCCTCGAGAGCCTATCTTACCAGTATCCTTTTCGCGCTCGAATCTACCCATCAAATCCATGGACTGCTTCCGCTTCTGGGTGCATGCTCCGGAGCATATCTGATTTCTGTGTTTTTTATGAAAAACACCATCATGACAGAAAAGATTGCGCGCAGGGGGGTACATGCACCTGACAGCTATGAGCCTGACCTATTGTTAAAACTACGGGTTTCGGAGGTAATGGACCATGATCAGGTGTTTATCAGCCCTTATAACACCATTGCTGAGGTAAGAGAATATTTTGCGAAAAATCCTCCGGTGGAGAACCAGTATGCGGTTAAAGAGCCTAAAGGGGATTGCCTGGGAACGATTTCTATGCTGGATCTTTTCCTGCCTTCACTAGATACAGCAAAAGAAATCATGGCAATTACCAAGCCTGTAAATGGCCGGGTTAGAAGTAACGACTACTTAAAAAAAGCAGTAGAACAGATGTCTCAAAATGAGAACGATTTTCTGATGGTATTTAGCGGTAAGGGTGAAAACGCTTTTGTAGGACTGCTCAGCTATAAAGAGGTGGTTAAGGCCTACCATGTAAACCACGAAAAGGAAAGTTCGGTCGGCAGGAACCTCTCGCTGGACAGGCAAGCGAAAAAAATTATTGTTAGGGGCAAAAGGATAATGGCCGACAGAAGGCTTTAA
- a CDS encoding hypothetical protein (product_source=Hypo-rule applied; cleavage_site_network=SignalP-noTM; smart=SM00710), producing the protein MKRYLFILFLAISFSVQAQSNAANYKYIIVPEKFSFLKQINQYGLNTLTKAFFEEKGFTVYFDNSQIPEEIATDRCKALVVELQENNSMFVTNLTLLLKDCKGAVVIKSKAGKSREKEYETSYNLALKDAFTSFNDFKYVAGNPTVATSPTPAPANVAAKTAPVPVNQPIATKTEQQEGLLYAQPISNGYQLIDATPKIVMTLLKTSIEDCYISNNGNANGVVLKKNGTWFFEYYKNNVLVSEKLSIKF; encoded by the coding sequence ATGAAAAGATATCTTTTTATTCTCTTTTTAGCAATCTCTTTTTCTGTACAGGCACAGTCTAATGCTGCCAATTACAAATACATCATTGTGCCCGAGAAATTTAGTTTTCTGAAACAGATTAATCAATATGGCTTAAATACCCTTACGAAAGCTTTTTTTGAAGAGAAGGGTTTTACTGTTTATTTTGATAATTCTCAAATACCGGAAGAAATTGCAACAGATAGATGCAAGGCCCTGGTAGTAGAATTGCAGGAAAACAATAGCATGTTCGTTACCAATCTTACCCTTTTACTTAAAGATTGTAAGGGCGCTGTAGTGATAAAAAGCAAGGCAGGTAAAAGCAGAGAAAAAGAATATGAGACTTCTTACAATTTGGCATTGAAAGACGCATTTACATCCTTTAACGATTTTAAGTATGTAGCTGGCAACCCAACGGTGGCTACCAGTCCAACACCTGCCCCGGCAAACGTAGCGGCTAAAACCGCGCCTGTACCGGTTAATCAACCAATCGCCACTAAAACAGAACAACAAGAGGGGCTATTGTATGCTCAGCCCATAAGCAATGGCTACCAACTGATAGATGCAACGCCTAAAATTGTAATGACCTTACTAAAAACCTCTATAGAGGACTGTTATATCTCGAACAATGGCAACGCAAACGGGGTAGTTTTAAAAAAGAATGGAACCTGGTTCTTCGAGTACTACAAAAACAATGTTCTTGTTTCTGAAAAATTATCGATTAAATTTTAA
- a CDS encoding hypothetical protein (product_source=Hypo-rule applied; superfamily=50494; transmembrane_helix_parts=Inside_1_4,TMhelix_5_27,Outside_28_46,TMhelix_47_69,Inside_70_77): MKNASYCMMIAGIIVLVIAFSTTGHLNSINPVDSHPWTININGIRSFAWPAFCGGLLIALGGIFNIATWHQKKYRMD, encoded by the coding sequence ATGAAAAATGCAAGTTATTGTATGATGATTGCTGGTATAATTGTGCTGGTTATCGCTTTCTCTACCACCGGACACCTCAATTCGATAAATCCCGTGGATTCTCACCCCTGGACTATTAATATTAATGGGATACGTTCATTTGCCTGGCCAGCATTCTGTGGCGGGCTTTTGATTGCCCTGGGCGGAATTTTCAATATTGCCACATGGCACCAAAAGAAATACCGCATGGACTGA